A genome region from Bufo gargarizans isolate SCDJY-AF-19 chromosome 2, ASM1485885v1, whole genome shotgun sequence includes the following:
- the LOC122926219 gene encoding olfactory receptor 1F1-like yields the protein MNSSQNTEFIMVGLSGLPKQQILLFVIFLAMYLFNLIGNSTIIFLVRTDSHLQTPMYFFLGNLSFVDMCYTSAIVPKMLVNLITDDKLITFIGCITQLYFFLCFACTECFLLAVMAYDRFVAICNPLHYMMIISRKFCILVLVSSWLAAALHSLLHSVMASTLTFCGSNKIYHFFCDMTPLLLLACSDISVNKLLIYTEGGLPVLIPFLIVLYSYMRIISSILKIRSTDGRRKVFSTCSSHLTVVILFYGTIAFMYLRPSSRSSVNYDRVVSVVYTVVAPMLNPFIYSLRNKEVKGALKKVFIRKMFKA from the coding sequence aTGAATTCCAGCCAAAATACAGAATTCATAATGGTTGGACTTTCGGGCCTTCCAAAGCAACAGATTTTGCTCTTTGTAATATTTTTAGCTATGTACCTTTTTAACCTTATAGGAAACTCAACCATTATTTTCCTAGTGAGAACTGACTCTCATCTCCAAACTCCCATGTACTTCTTCTTGGGTAATCTGTCTTTTGTTGACATGTGCTATACATCAGCGATTGTCCCAAAAATGTTAGTGAACCTCATAACAGATGACAAGTTGATTACATTCATTGGTTGCATCACCCAGTTGTACTTTTTCCTGTGTTTTGCCTGCACAGAATGCTTTCTTTTGGCAGTGATGGCCTATGACCGATTTGTAGCCATATGTAACCCATTGCACTATATGATGATCATCAGTAGAAAATTCTGCATTCTTGTGCTGGTCTCCTCATGGTTGGCGGCTGCTTTACATTCACTTCTACATAGTGTAATGGCTTCAACATTGACCTTTTGCGGGTCCAACAAAATCTATCACTTCTTCTGTGACATGACACCACTCTTGCTACTGGCTTGTTCAGACATCTCAGTCAACAAACTTTTGATCTACACAGAAGGTGGTCTTCCGGTTTTAATCCCATTCTTAATAGTTTTGTATTCATACATGAGAATCATCTCATCCATCCTTAAAATCCGATCAACAGATGGAAGACGCAAAGTTTTCTCCACCTGTTCCTCACATCTCACTGTGGTTATCTTATTTTACGGGACAATTGCTTTCATGTACCTCCGTCCATCTTCTAGGTCATCAGTAAATTACGACAGGGTTGTGAGTGTTGTCTATACTGTGGTAGCTCCAATGTTAAATCCTTTCATCTATAGCTTAAGAAACAAGGAGGTCAAAGGGGCATTGAAAAAAGTTTTCATAAGGAAAATGTTTAAAGCATAG